A single Dreissena polymorpha isolate Duluth1 chromosome 14, UMN_Dpol_1.0, whole genome shotgun sequence DNA region contains:
- the LOC127857415 gene encoding keratin, type I cytoskeletal 9-like: MERTGGRGGRGGRGGFDGEPGGSGSIYRGGHGGRSGGGGLDSEPGASGSIYGGGSGGRGGRSGGDGLDGEPGESGRFYSGGSGGHGGRRGSGGLNGEPCGSGSFNGCSRGVVVVEEAAVV; encoded by the exons ATGGAA CGGACTGGGGGCCGCGGTGGTCGAGGCGGCAGAGGTGGTTTTGACGGCGAGCCCGGTGGAAGTGGAAGTATTTACCGCGGCGGCCATGGTGGTCGAAGCGGTGGCGGTGGTTTGGACAGCGAGCCCGGTGCCAGCGGCAGTATTTACGGCGGCGGCAGTGGCGGCCGTGGTGGTCGAAGTGGCGGCGATGGTTTAGACGGCGAGCCCGGTGAAAGCGGCAGATTTTACAGTGGTGGAAGTGGCGGCCATGGTGGTCGAAGAGGCAGCGGTGGTTTAAACGGCGAGCCCTGTGGAAGCGGCAGTTTTAACGGCTGCAGCAGAGGCGTCGTGGTGGTCGAAGAGGCAGCGGTGGTTTAG
- the LOC127857780 gene encoding alpha-amylase-like, with translation MVPTWIFAIACMIHVAFAGPYSDPHCAAGRDTIVHLFEWKWTDIKAECERFLGPMGYCGVQVSPVNENAVVTNPSRPWYERYQPVSYNLNTRSGNEQQFRDMVSACNKAGVRIYVDAVINHMTGSYSGQGTGGSSFDGGACRFPGVPFGPNDCNGGDNCHTSDGSIHNYGNPEEVRNCRLVGLADLRLGSDYVRDKIAGFMNNLIDIGVAGFRVDAAKHMWPGDIVGVFSRLHNLRSDTFGSGKKPFIVQEVIDMGGEPIKMSEYFGTGRVTNFIFGVKLADVFLRHSNQAKWLSNFGEGWGMPSTYDVLNFLSNHDNQRGHGGGGAPITFREPKEMKIATAFMLAHPYGFPRVMSSYDWPVNYQNGNDQNNWMGPPHNGDMSTKDVRINADNTCNDGWICEHRWRQVYNMVAFRNVVAGTPLQNWQALGDNQIAFSRGTKGFIAIVGDGSHMNSDINTGLPSGDYCDVISGSYENGECTGKTVHVDGSGHAHFNINGQSDDPVVAIHIGAKKGSPKKVTT, from the exons ATGGTACCAACGTGGATATTCGCAATAGCGTGCATGATACATG TCGCGTTTGCGGGTCCATACAGCGATCCCCACTGTGCGGCTGGCCGAGATACCATCGTCCACTTGTTCGAGTGGAAATGGACGGACATCAAAGCCGAATGCGAACGGTTTCTCGGACCGATGGGATATTGTGGGGTTCAg GTAAGCCCTGTCAACGAGAATGCGGTGGTAACCAATCCCAGCAGGCCCTGGTATGAGCGTTACCAGCCCGTCAGCTACAACCTCAACACGCGCAGCGGCAATGAGCAACAGTTCagggatatggtgtccgcttgcAACAAGGCCGGCGTCAG GATCTACGTAGACGCCGTCATAAACCACATGACCGGAAGCTACTCCGGACAAGGGACAGGTGGAAGTAGCTTCGACGGCGGCGCGTGCAGGTTCCCGGGCGTGCCGTTTGGTCCAAACGACTGCAATGGGGGCGACAATTGTCATACGAGCGACGGTAGCATCCACAACTACGGAAATCCCGAAGAAGTTCGAAACTGTCGGCTTGTCGGGTTGGCCGATTTGCGGCTGGGCTCCGACTACGTCCGGGATAAGATCGCCGGTTTTATGAACAACCTCATTGATATCGGAGTGGCGGGTTTCCGAGTTGACGCCGCCAAGCACATGTGGCCCGGCGACATCGTGGGCGTTTTTTCTAGGCTGCACAACCTCCGGAGCGACACGTTTGGATCCGGAAAGAAACCTTTCATCGTTCAG GAGGTCATTGACATGGGCGGGGAACCAATAAAAATGAGCGAGTACTTCGGAACTGGCCGCGTGACGAATTTCATTTTCGGCGTCAAGTTGGCAGATGTGTTTTTACGACACTCCAACCAGGCTAAATGGTTGAGTAATTTCGGCGAAGGATGGGGCATGCCGAGTACTTACGACGTCCTGAATTTCCTTAGTAACCATGACAACCAACGTGGGCACGGAGGTGGCG GTGCCCCGATTACTTTCCGTGAACCGAAGGAGATGAAAATCGCCACTGCCTTTATGTTGGCCCATCCGTACGGCTTCCCGAGAGTCATGAGTAGCTACGACTGGCCTGT AAACTATCAAAATGGAAACGACCAGAACAACTGGATGGGTCCACCCCACAATGGGGATATGAGCACGAAGGACGTTCGTATAAACGCCGATAATACCTGTAATGACGGATGG ATTTGCGAACACAGATGGCGCCAGGTGTACAACATGGTTGCCTTTCGCAATGTGGTGGCCGGAACACCTCTACAGAACTGGCAGGCTCTAGGCGATAATCAGATAGCCTTCTCACGAGGAACCAAAG GGTTTATCGCCATCGTTGGTGATGGAAGCCACATGAACAGTGATATTAACACCGGTCTTCCATCTGGCGATTACTGTGATGTCATTTCCGGAAGTTACGAAAATGGCGAATGCACCGGAAAGACCGTGCACGTCGATGGGAGTGGGCATGCGCATTTCAATATCAATGGCCAATCAGACGACCCGGTTGTTGCCATACATATTG